The stretch of DNA CATACGCCGGAAACACAGCTCCTCCCGCAGTAGTGGTGGTTCCCGGAGCCACCAATCCATACATCATAGCACCGGCGTACACGTTTCCGTTTCCTTCAATACCATTGATcatcattttctaaaaatgatcGAACCAAAAACACATCAACTCGATACCAATTCCAATTTGCGCCGTACCTACAAATGTAGAGAGAGAAGTACCTGTTGGTGGAAGGAGAAAACTGAGATGCCGAGCTTCAGCGGCCGTTGATTATATCTTACATTTGCTGaaatgaaatgtatttttggtTTCTCACCTTTTTATAGTGTGCCTTCCCAGCGGGGATCTTAAATAATTACTTCGTAAACGTACCCTTCGGTTTGAGGGAAAGTTTCCAAAAAAATATTgcgaacaatttttttaaaaaaatgacattgatgtcatttaaaaaaaaatagtttatgCTTAATAAATGCCTTTCGGTCCCTGAggtgaatatatatatacagttttGATATGCTACACACTTACCGTGCACAcctatgtgagcaccgatgatgTGTCACTCACTCAATGAAtgcacaatttttctatattttatcacttccaatgggtgagtgacacctaATCAGTGCTCATATAAGTGTGGACGGTAGGTGtgcagcatatatatatatatatatatatatatatatatatatatatatatatatatatatatatatatatatatatatatatatatatatatatatatagagggtTGTTAACTCAGGCGCcacgtttagcgacggttttatgactccgtcgccaatagcgacggtttataaaatccgtcgctactagcgacggtttgtaataaaccgtcgctaattgtccaatttttttttaaagaaaactgACACAGGGCGTTCAAAGAATTGAACTCCCCACACCAGCGCCCACTCACAATAGAGAGGGGTGTTAACACCCCATTATGCGTGTTCTTATGAAAGTGATTTTGTATCTATACTGTAGATAAATTGAGATCAAACAACAGAATGCAAAATTTCCAAGATGTGCAAGGTGTTTCATTGTTCGGTAAAATTATGGTAAACCGTCGCGAGTAGCGACGGAATcttagaaaccgtcgctaaacgttgTTACGTTGGATGCCTGGGCGCCATCACAGCGCCAGCTGTGCAGGCGCCCATGTTACCCTGCACCCTTGGGGTGCAGGGTAACAaccctctatatatatatatatatatatatatatatatatatatatatatatatatatatatatatatatatatatatatatttcgttGGCCGTACGATGCTATAAAGGAAAtttaatttgatattattatatataggaGAAATTACAATTTTGATCGGGTATATTTGTCTATTTATAATTATGTTATCTATATTTTCATCAGAATTGAGTCTTGATACTGTTATATATcaaattattttcattatttgatATTATGGAGGGAACATCTTATGAATATATAATTTCAGTGATTTAAAAGACGCCAACCATTATTTGATACAGGTCAAAAGGCTCAAAACGTATTAAAACTGGGGACCTTGAAGCTTCAATTTCCAGGCAATCAGTCTACtgaaatttaatataatttattccgAATATAATTGCATTAGCACAcccaccatatatatatatatatatatatatggttggCGTCTTTTAAATTACTGAAATTATATATTCATAATATGTTCCCTCCATAATAGAATATTTATTTCATCCaacttaatttaatttaatttattttggggAGATATTCttctatttaatttataaaacagAGAAAGTGCGACTAAAGTAATGTAAGTGAACTTTTTTGCATTTTAATTTTATAACTTATTGAAGTTTTAATTTTCATCCagtaatttgaattttttttgtttaaattcattaaatccatCAAATATTGATTATTTGGTTCAAATATTCTCTTATTGTTTTATTTTCCTTAATAGATTTTATGTGTGTATATAACATATATTATAATCTTGTCACATAAAACTGCATCTATATTAAATAAGTACGAGTTTAATAGTTTTCgataaaaaatgaataaaataaataaaccaAAACTTTGACAATATTATatgaataaaaatcttaaacatCCCTTTTTTCTTGTATGAAACAATAAAATCCGTGAAAAATCCTTGGGTGTTAGCATAAAAAACCCCTAAAGCGTGaatttttttcaagattttatGAAATCTAGTTAATATTTCTTGGAATAGATTTTATGAATGCATGCTaacatgtcaaaataaaatgattttttccCTTTAATTTTGAGCATGATGGGAgggatttaatattaaaaaacaaaatgaGAGGAGATACTATATGACGCGTATTTATAGGGGCCGAGGAGTATTTGACACTTATCTCTATTGCATATATATCTGCATGTTATAATTTTTATGGAGGCAACTGCTAAGTAAAGGAGAGGTGAAAGCAAACCACCTATTTGTAACGTACTTTCAATGCTAAATTTTGAGAATGACTTGCGTGCACATACCCAAAGGCCTTGTTCTAAAATagccaaaaacttgtgtgagacggtctcatcgACGTATTTTGTGTGATGGATCTTTTATTTAGGTCATTCATgataaaatattactttttattgtgaatatcggtatgattgatccgtctcacaactaaagattcgtgagaccgtctcagaaGAAGAGACACGTTCTTcaaaatatatatcattaatgaTGAGTTCTGTTAGTATACATCACAGAATTCTCCCTTCATATGACAAAGGGACCGTAGATATAAGGTACACACAACGTAGCAGAGGatcataaaaaaaacaattcTAGAAACAAAATGGATTAGTATAATCACCGCCGACCGGAGCAAACGGGTCGACCAGGGATCGAATATCCTCCCAGTCTTCGTACCTTAACAACTCATCAATGCCAACACAGGACACAGAGCTTGCAAATGATGAAGCAGCAGCGGTACCTGGAGGGGTCAAGTGGCCTAAAAACTGTTGGTTTGCAGCGTCATCGACATGAGAGAAATCGGGTTTCTGCTGCTCGTTTCGCCCTAGATTTGGTGCACCGAAACAAATGTAATTCATTGGCCCGTTTTGGTTCGATGACTCCACACTGCAAGTTTTGGAATTGGATTCATCGACTTGATTGATATAAGTTACACTCGTTTTTGCAGCCATTTCTCTCAAAGCTGTGGCGCATGGTTTCCTGTTTGAAGCATTTCTTTTTAGTATTCGGCAAAGCGTCCAAACTTCCTGCCGACCAAACCCGATATACTTATGTTAATAATATCTTAGATAATGATCGACGGAATTAAAATTATCAATTTTAAACAACAAATAAGACCTTTAATACTTAACAAGTACAGTACTATACTTGTAATAATTTCTTACTGTTTCTTGATCAATTCTTTCAGTATCCAGATTGTGTTTGGTGGTTTTGTTATGGCTTGAAGATGGGGGAAGACGGAACTCGTGCATCATCCAATCGGTTTTAGTGCCTTTTCCGGCGAATCCACTGTAAAATACGAGGGATTTCTTCAGCCCAATGAAGTCACCTATGGAGGAGTATACAGGTTTATCAATACCCGTCGCTTTCCAGAAACCTGAACGCGTCACTCTATTGGGTCGGACACTGTTCTTGTATTTTCTTCCTCTTTTGCAGAAGTAATACCATTCATTATCCCCACCAGTGTTGGATTCTGAATTCCAAGGAcaaatatgtaaaaaaaaatacttaaaaaaTAGACGTTTTCATGCATCGTTCTCACTCATCAGTTTCAAGACCCATGTTGGACTCATAATTTTAAGACAAACATAACATATTATTTGGTTTATTTCGAACTAAAGCCTTCAATATTAGCCTGATAGTAAACATGGGATCAACGAGATAATGAAGCCGGAAACTTGTAACGTTGGAAAATATACACATCCATCCAAATATGAAGACGGAACGGAACAGGCGACCGAAGAATAAATTTTCTTGGACTCAGACACAGTTCAAATTTGGACTTAGTTTGTTTGTTAAGTTTGAGCTTCATATATCATGAGTTCCATGTTTCAACTATATGGCTCGAATTCACAAACTCTTTTGATACATtctacacacacaaacacacttgTCTGAGCTTCATATACAATAATTCAGATTAACTTAAATTTCAGTATTCTTTGGAAGCCTACGAGGTGACTCGGTTCCTTTGTTTTCTAATTATATTGAACCTAATTCAAGAAAATCAATGATCTTATAATATGATACTAGAACTATGTAATCAATAAACACAAGTCAAAACACCACACATACTTGGAAGATCCCATGGATCATACTTGTAGATGTCTGCCTGCTTGATAAGATCTATACTTAGCCGCTTCTTCTCCACTTTCGACGAAGATAAAACCCTACTAGCTCTTCATCAGTAGGATAAAACCGAAACCCTGGAAGCGGAGCACAATCGTCTTCTTCCATAATTAGCACCTATACTAAGTATATTGTCAAGATCAGGTACTGATCATATTATCATGAGTTTGCCCTTGAAATTACgtagaaagaaaaataaaatggaAGGTTCCTTGCGATGTGATATATAGACAAAATTAAAGGTGATGCTGAGGGTTTGAGCCTGTTCTGCGTAGTAATTTTTGATTTGTTTATTTGGTCAAGTCCATAGAATGGACTTGGGGGCCACAAGTCTGAGAATTTTGAACTTGAAGGAGTCATCGGTCTTCCATCGCTCAATCAATCTTCTGGTTAATTAAgctaatttcattaattataggTCAACTAAACTAACCTTTATCTATTAAAAGTAGAATTGAAAGTAAGGAAAATAATTGGGTTTGAGTAATTAAATTCGtgtattaatttaataaacacATTAAATAATTAAGCCGGTGAATATTCTTTGAAGTTGCATGATCGGTCCAACAAATTAATATCACAAATGAAAATTAAGTTGGTTTTTTTCGGCATTGATCTTAAATTACAAATAAATGATTGATTAATTATGACAAGTAATActtaatttttcttaaaatattgAGTTAATTTGAGGAAAGTGGAAGAGAATGGTGATCGTGTATTTGAGTTGAATATTTCGGGTCAAATTTATCAAATGTTCCCCACAAGTAAATatgataataattaattttgtaaCTATTAATAAAGTAAATAAGCAATGGCAAAatattgtgtgagacggtctcacatgtcgtattttgtgagacatatatcttatttggatcatccatgaaaaatattattttttatgctaagagaattactttttattatgaatatcaaaaaaattgactcgtctcatagataaaaattcgttaaatcgtctcacaagagacctactcataaacAATTCAAAAATATCTAGCTTCCCACCAATAAAAAGAAATTAAACCAATAAAGCATCTGTTTATATTTATGGACGAAAAGTCGATATAGGAACAACAAAATTGACTTGGCCTTCCTTGGAAAGGAATCTGTGTCCTCTTGTTGGCGAAGTCAGACAAATAAATTAAGTTCCAGATAACAAGTAATCATTCTTTTCTTTTTGATCGAATGAtctattttatctttatcaccagagagaaaagtatattttttcgctttcatttattatattttaatattaaatattgaAATATTCCAACACAACATTTTCCTCCTTAAATTTCAAAGATATTATGCATCTAATTAATTATGCTTCTCTTTTTGAGTAACAACCCGCGGTCACTATCCATAAATGTGCACTTGATGAATTTTCGGGCTAAATGAAGTAACATATAAACGGAGTAGTCTATATTATATCGAGAAAGTTTCTCCCTTTATTTCAATGTAATTAGATAACGTGAGTCTCTTACATTTTATGGAAATTCACGTATATATTGATAATCAAATGCTAACATTTGACTAAATCATTGAGCAAAGAAATATTTCAGGTGTAACATAAAATACTGATACGGACCATGTCTATAACCGGATGAAATAAACTATGTACGATAAATTCATCTAAGAAGACATTGATTATAAAAAAACTAAGCATGAGCGccgtttgatttaattaattattcttattgattatatgattagactataaagaataatttttaatattatttaattaaaaatattatgaactaatgatattatatgattagTTATTCTGATTATATGACTAGATatagtttttaaaaaattatcaacGTTATTTTGCTAATTGCCTGATATAACATAAAAGTATATAATATGTAATTAGAAGCTTACAATATATGTAAAATATGTACTTAGAAGCTTACAATTCAAAATTATAGAAATTAtaataaagaataaaaaatttattttcatattttgtaatcaatatttttttataattgagtttattaaaataattagtttttattttaaaataatatagtaCACATTTTCTAATTAAACTTgaataatttcaaattatatCACGTGATTTTAAGTCAAGATTGATGAGAATTTTGGTCACAAACATATATACAATTACAAAAACAGAACAAACTAAAGTTTTAACATTTTGTGAATAATTTTCCACCCCATCcttatcaaatattttaaattccaCAACTGCTTTAACATAATTCTTTAATTATCAAACTATCGGAAAATTAGACCTTTTCTCATGAACTCCAGCCATAAAGTTGACagagatattttttttttaaaaaaagatattCTTACATCACAACGTTATTATTTGCTGATCAAACTATCAGCTGATAAATGGTGCATTCCTACATATATTCTACGCCACAAAGAATTTAAAAGCAATTACCCAGTATAAGCAACCAAGAAAGCTTGTATGTAGGTCTCTTGTGGGACGGTctctgaaatttaaaaaaaaaaaccaagaaaGCTTGTACCTGGGCTATGGCTTTGCTTTGATTGATATCCCATGCCATGTCTCCTGGAAAAAATGATTCAAAATTTTTGCGTGTTGCGACTAAGCAATCCTTGAAATGATACATAGAGATCTTTGTTATCGGTCCCTAAAATCTCCTCTGCCTTTCTCAGAGTCTCCTAATTGTAGGAAAAACAACGGGTAAGAGAACATTTTGAACACCAACTGTTCCATGAGAAACAACCAACAGAAactaaaattctaaaatatgaTACACGGGTATCATAAAGGGACTTGGCAATACCTCTCTAGATTGTCTTTGTGCATTCAATTCCTTAATGTTCGTCAGAAACGCACTGAACTGCTCCAACGAAAGATGACTCCTGCATTTGACAATTCAACAAATCCTTGAAAGATCGAGAGACTAGGCAGAGTTATTTCTTTGATATTTCTGACTTTTGtggattttctttctttgatATGGCTTATAAAAGCTTGGATTTCTTACTAGTTCTAAACACATTTCGGTTAAAAATGAAATGTCACTCACCTGGCTTGACGAAAGAACTCTTTTCCATCAATTCTAGGAGTACGAGCTACAAGGTTTATTTACACGAGAAAGCAAAAAAATTAAGATATAGATATGACAGGTATGTATAACAGATTTATGTCTAACCGATCAAAAATACTAATTACGCATCTCCATCTCAAAGTGCTATAGATAAAAAATTCCAAAAAGTATCGTAGACCTGAGACTGGGCGCCCACGAGGAGGAGAGTTTGCTGCTGAGGATTGCTGGCTTGATGGAAACCAAGCAGAAAGAGAACCTCGTCCATCATACTGCAGCATAGGAGAGTTAGTGCCAGATGTCTTCTGAGGAGAGCCAACAGCTGAATACTTTCTTGGTGACACACTAGCAGATATCATATTTGGAGTTCCAGAAGGAGTAAGTCTGGGCGACACATAGCGTGTCATTGAAAAACTTTGTACACCTTGCTTAGAAACTGCCAAATAAAACAATAGATAAAACCATTACTTACACTAGAGCCTTGGAAGCAGTTTTGCAGATGTTGAACAACACATAAAACAAGATTTTGGTTCAATACCATCATGATTTATGTTAGAATTGTCTGTAGACCCGGAAAAAGTGTGATATTTTCGGTAGCCATTTGCCCCCTCATCTACATTTAAAACCACAGGTCACCAAATCATCACATGCAGATGAGAGAACATAGGCAAAGATACAACTTCTAATTGCAAAATACACACATAATACATGGGCAAAACTTTAAATTACCATTTGTGGAATGATTCTTTGGGACAGCTAGGTCATAAGTGACGATATCAACAGTTTCAGTCTGCTGCGATGAATGTAAAGATTTTATATTCACAGCCAACAGAATCAGAGAGGTGACTAACCCACATAAAGTTTAGTTTTCTTACAGGTCTGTTTTCATCATTCAACGATTGCATCAATTGTCTCTTGAATGTCTCCAGCTGTCGAAAGAACAGTTAAATAGTTTGTCAGTTGTACTCCTCCTCATAAACTGAAAGACAATGAGGCTAACATCTAATGATCAAACAGCGTTAATAGCAATGAAACACCAATAACCAGCATATAACATAATTAACAAATAGTCAGCTGATGTTCGTAGACATCAAGTAAAATCTGAAATTGGGAGTTCTCAAAAATCATCAAATCTCTGcgaaaacaattttgtgcttcCAATTCCAATACCCAATTTCGAGTCACCATTAATAACATTGGATTGCAATTTGTTTACCTCGTACATACCATACAGCCAAGAACGGGATGATCATATTACCTAATtcattttcaaattaaaaataaaaattttgataatCTCTATGGCTTCTGTGCATCATTAATATCCTAAAACATTTCTTCAAACACTAAATTACGAACTCAAAGATCAACTATTCAACTGTTATTGACCAGCAAAAAACAACCAAAGGCAACACCGCTCAACCAAAAAAGCCagtaatttttcttaaaatataaCTTTCGCACATATAGAAGTTGCCTCTTTTTTAGTTATTTCCGCTGCCACCAAAGGGGCCTCTCAATGTCATCCAAACATCAAAGATTCCACATCTTCCTCAACCAATGTTAGATGTATAATTATTATCAATCCAGGTCGGTCTTGTGAATTGAGACTTTATAACaaagtagtatttctgggtatCACTACAAGGGGTTCACAAGCTCAAAAACCAGTTCCCGCTAAACAATACCCTTTACGTGGGCATTAATCCTAAAACTATATTCTCTCATTTCTGACTCGTAgttaaagagatttaattaatataaatgaTTGTTGGCTAACTCATTGCCTTCCTTATATGGGAAAAAGGATTTGAAAAATGAGATGAAGGGAAAATACTATTCTGCTTAAGAAAATTATAAGTACACTTGACAAGAATTACCTTAGCCAAGTCTCGACccagcttcttcgctgtcaatgccaaggaatccctctccttTAGTAGCTTAATCTGCGAATCAACAACCAATTCAGAaagtaaaataataaatttaaaccaAAAT from Primulina eburnea isolate SZY01 chromosome 6, ASM2296580v1, whole genome shotgun sequence encodes:
- the LOC140834725 gene encoding uncharacterized protein At4g15545-like isoform X3; amino-acid sequence: MAQGGSDGSRAGPDLNLPHDILSVIPADPYDQLDLARKITSMAIASRVSKLETEAGRLQKKLQEKDRRIVELEDKVSELQTAYEEADLRLKITRDDNIKLLKERDSLALTAKKLGRDLAKLETFKRQLMQSLNDENRPQTETVDIVTYDLAVPKNHSTNDEGANGYRKYHTFSGSTDNSNINHDVSKQGVQSFSMTRYVSPRLTPSGTPNMISASVSPRKYSAVGSPQKTSGTNSPMLQYDGRGSLSAWFPSSQQSSAANSPPRGRPVSARTPRIDGKEFFRQARSHLSLEQFSAFLTNIKELNAQRQSREETLRKAEEILGTDNKDLYVSFQGLLSRNTQKF
- the LOC140834725 gene encoding uncharacterized protein At4g15545-like isoform X1, whose translation is MAQGGSDGSRAGPDLNLPHDILSVIPADPYDQLDLARKITSMAIASRVSKLETEAGRLQKKLQEKDRRIVELEDKVSELQTAYEEADLRLKITRDDNIKLLKERDSLALTAKKLGRDLAKLETFKRQLMQSLNDENRPQTETVDIVTYDLAVPKNHSTNVLNVDEGANGYRKYHTFSGSTDNSNINHDVSKQGVQSFSMTRYVSPRLTPSGTPNMISASVSPRKYSAVGSPQKTSGTNSPMLQYDGRGSLSAWFPSSQQSSAANSPPRGRPVSARTPRIDGKEFFRQARSHLSLEQFSAFLTNIKELNAQRQSREETLRKAEEILGTDNKDLYVSFQGLLSRNTQKF
- the LOC140834725 gene encoding uncharacterized protein At4g15545-like isoform X4 — encoded protein: MAQGGSDGSRAGPDLNLPHDILSVIPADPYDQLDLARKITSMAIASRVSKLETEAGRLQKKLQEKDRRIVELEDKVSELQTAYEEADLRLKITRDDNIKLLKERDSLALTAKKLGRDLAKLETFKRQLMQSLNDENRPTETVDIVTYDLAVPKNHSTNDEGANGYRKYHTFSGSTDNSNINHDVSKQGVQSFSMTRYVSPRLTPSGTPNMISASVSPRKYSAVGSPQKTSGTNSPMLQYDGRGSLSAWFPSSQQSSAANSPPRGRPVSARTPRIDGKEFFRQARSHLSLEQFSAFLTNIKELNAQRQSREETLRKAEEILGTDNKDLYVSFQGLLSRNTQKF
- the LOC140834725 gene encoding uncharacterized protein At4g15545-like isoform X2, which produces MAQGGSDGSRAGPDLNLPHDILSVIPADPYDQLDLARKITSMAIASRVSKLETEAGRLQKKLQEKDRRIVELEDKVSELQTAYEEADLRLKITRDDNIKLLKERDSLALTAKKLGRDLAKLETFKRQLMQSLNDENRPTETVDIVTYDLAVPKNHSTNVLNVDEGANGYRKYHTFSGSTDNSNINHDVSKQGVQSFSMTRYVSPRLTPSGTPNMISASVSPRKYSAVGSPQKTSGTNSPMLQYDGRGSLSAWFPSSQQSSAANSPPRGRPVSARTPRIDGKEFFRQARSHLSLEQFSAFLTNIKELNAQRQSREETLRKAEEILGTDNKDLYVSFQGLLSRNTQKF